The following is a genomic window from Gloeocapsa sp. PCC 73106.
AATGGGAAATATACCATTCATTAGTACGTCGAAAGACCCCCTCTTGAGAACCGAGAATAACTATCCCCATACCCGTTAGAGTGGCAAAAAGAGCGCGCCATTTTGCTTCTCTACCCCGGTATAAAAAAATCAAAGAAACGAGGGTAAAAATAAATATGAGAACGATAAACACGACTTGAAACAAATTATCTTGCCAAAGCTGTTTACTGATAATATTGCCAAAAATGGGATGAGCTAAACCAATTAAAGATAAAACTACGACACTACCAGATAACCAACGCCCCATCTGTAAGTGTTCAGGTCCAACCACAGGAGGTATTTTACTTTTATGACCCTGTTTGGTTTGTAATCGTCTTTGGCGAGTTTGCCAAGCAAAATAAGTAACGATTCCAATAATAGGAAAAACGAAGCCTACCGCTAAAGCGGGATGCACTAGAGAGATTATATCTGAAGCATTCATGACAACTTTAAAACTGGGTATGGTTGTTTGTCCTTGATTTTAACAAAGCTATCCTGAATTTTTTCTGAGTCCCAATAAAGAAAATTCTCAGTTATTTCATTTAATTAGATGAATTGCTGGATCTTGAGCTAGCCACCCCATAGTCGTATGGTAACGAACTTCAAAGTGAAGGTGAGAAACATCTAGATCCGGTTTACCGCTCACCCCAACCGTACCGATCGCTGTGCCTTTTTCTACTACCTGACCGCTACTTACTAAAAAACTGGTTAAATGAGCGTAGCGAGTCTGTAAGGCATCTTCATGATTAATCACAATCAAATTACCGTATTGATCATCTGGCTCTGCGTAAACCACTATACCACTTTCTACCGCTAGTACAGGGGTACCCACCTCAGCTAGTAAGTCTATACCGCTATGAAAGAGATTTTGTGCTTGGGTATAGTCATCTTGCCAGCCATAGCCTAAGCCAATTTCGGCTTTTTCGGGCAGAGGGTAGCCCTCAAAACCAGTATAATTACTCAAGCGTGAAAAATCAGGAGTTTCCCAGACGATACCGGGAATGAAAACCACTTCTCGGAGCGCTTCACAGCCATTGACTTCGAATAGCAAATCAGCTTTTACCCCGTATGAAGCTTCAAGATCTCGCCAATTAGCTTTAGGGGGTACTTCTACAAGTATACCGTTGATGGGAGGAATCACGATTTCGGTACCTACTGCAAGAGAACCCTCCGCTAATACAGGGTTGTTTTTAATGAGAGTTCCTGGGATCAGATCGTATTGCTCGGCGATACTCTCAAGGGTTTCTCCTGGGGCGATCAGATGGGTTTGAAAACGAGATAATACAGAAGAAGGACAGCCAGATCCTGGAATTCCCTGTGCTACCAAAGTTAAACTGATTCCCAGAGAAGAGAGCAAATATTTAAAGATCATGGAACTTAGAGAACTCTTAAAACAGTAGGAATGTTTTTAATTTGGGGCTTAGCTTCGATTTCCTTTAACGCTTGACGAAAATTCCCTTCCTTAACGTTATGGGTAATTACTACGATTTCAGCTAAATTGTCTTGGAAACCTATCTGTACGATGGATTCTAAACTGACGTGGTGTCTACCAAAACAAGTCCCAATTTCTCCGATCACTCCAGGTAAATCTTGAGTGAGAAAGCGTACATAAAAGCGAGTATTTAACTCTTCTATAGACATCAGATCGCAGTAATCTTGATGGGAGCAACTGAGCAAGGGATCTAAGATCTCCGTCTTGCCATTACTTTTGAGCACACCCACTATATTCATAATATCAGCTACCACAGCGCTAGCGGTAGGACCAGAACCCGCACCAGGACCATAAAACATCACTTGTCCTATTGGGTCACCTTGGATCAAGATCGCGTTGTAAACGCCATTAATGCTCGCCAAAGGGTGATCTTTAGGTACTAGTGTGGGATGGACTCTTACCTGTAACTGATTGGGTTTGTCCGGGTTGATTAGTTGAGCGATCGCCAATAACTTAATCACAAATCCCAATTTTAGTGCGTAATTAATATCTACGGTATCAATAGAGCTAATTCCCTCGGTAAAAATTTCTGCACGTTTTACCCTGAGATTAAAGGCTAAAGAGCTTAAGATGGCGATTTTGTCCGCAGCATCAAAACCATCCACATCAGCGCTGGGATCAGCTTCAGCGTAGCCTAGGGCTTGTGCTTGACTTAGCACTGAAGCGAATTGAGCTCCTGCGCTACTCATTTGGGTCAGGATATAGTTAGTGGTACCATTGATAATCCCGATAACACTCTCGATGCGGTTAGCGACTAAAGACCGCTTTAAAGGTTCAATCACGGGTATTCCACCACCTACAGATCCTTCGATGAGTACGTAAACGTTCCCTTGATTAGCCGCTGTGTAGATTTCGTCACCATAACGAGCGATAACTGCTTTATTGGCGGTAACGACGTGTTTACCCGAGGCGATCGCCTGGAGAATGAGGGATCTTGATGGTTCCAATCCTCCTAATAACTCTACTACTATATCTATGTCTGGATCGGTGACAATTGCTTCTAAATTGGTGGTAATTGTTCCTGGTGGTAGGAGGACTTTTCTGGCTTTAGTGAGCGATCGCACTCCTACACTTTTAATACTAATTTCCGTTAGCAGGGGGTGACGTCCTTGGGGATTCAGGAGAATTTCTACTGTGCCTGTACCTACTGTCCCCATTCCGAGTATACCGATGCGATAAACCACGCTTGTTATCCTTAATCTATGCTGGGGGCAAAATGGGGTGAGAGTGAGTTCACCCCTTGGATCTTTAGACAAATGAGAAGTTATCTGGACCGAATTGTCCTACATCCTCTTCCCGGATCCGTGAGAAGTTAACTAATACATCTCCATCGTACAACAGTTGAAAACCACTGCCTGATGGATTAACTATCTGTTCCAATAATTGGGGGTCAGGATTTTCAATACCTTTAATAGCTAGTCTATCTTCTACTCGAAAGTCTGTAATTACAGCGCTGGGATTTTCCCCGACGATAAAGTGATCCTCACCGGCTCCACCTGTTCCTCGAACTCTTCTACCTACGCTGAGATCGAGAATATCGTTACCACGTCCTCCGTCAACTCTGGCGCGATCGGCTCCGATTAGGACATCATCTCCTCTACCACCAGTGAGTCTAGCCCGATTTGCACCGATTAAGGTATCATCGCCTGCTTCACCGTCTACTCTGTCTCTTGAAGCTACGGTAGCGAGGTCATTCCCATCACCTAGGGTAATGGTGTTTCTCCCTTCTCCTAGACCGGTACTGACTGCATCATCTCCACCCAAGGTATTGATTGTCGCTTCTGTCCCAGCGACGTTGATTCCCGCTCCTACCAGATCGGTTTCATCTGTACCTTCGAATTCTGGAGGTAGTCCAATCGGTAGAAACGAAAAGTTATTGGGTCCGAATTGTCCGATTTCGTCTTCTTGGATTTCGGAAAAGTTAACTACTACATCGCCATCGTATAAAAGTTGAAAGACTTCTTCCTCTTCGTTAAAAGTCTGTTCCAATAATTGGGGATCAGGATTTTCGATACCTTGAATAGCTAGTCTATCTTCTAAGCGAAAGTCCGTAATTACAGCGCTGGGATTATTTCCGACTATAAATGTATCTATACCCTCACCACCTGTGGCTTGAACTCTTCTACCGATGCTGATATAGAGAAGGTCGTTACCTTCACCACCGTTAAGTCTGGCGCGAGAAGCTCCAATTATCGTATCATCGCCTGCATCTGCGTTCACCCTGTCTCTTGGGGCTACACTAGCTGAATCGTTATCATCGCCCAGTGAAATTCTATTTCTTCCCTCTCCTAGAGCTGTGTTGAGGACATCGTTTCCACCTAGGGTGTTGATTCTGGCTCGACTGACCGCAACGTTAAAACCTGCTACCACTAGATCAGCTTCGTCTGTGCCTTCGAATTCTGTAGGTGGCTCCAAACCAGGAAAATTCTCTAAAGTTGTCATGGTGTTAGTGTATTCTTGTAATTGACTACCCTAGCTTATCAAATTGTGGTCAATGTTATGATGACATCCGTTCTCTAGGTACAAATACCCCTAAAGCCTGGGGAATAACCTTAAAAGTAGCGGGAGTAGCAACGGTTAATTCCCCATCGGTGTTGATTTTATAAGGTTTTGACGTATGGATCGTAATTTCTTGACCGTCAACCCCCTGGAGCGATCGCACCCACGGTAACGCTCCATGTTCTCCTTGGGGTAAAGTCCAAACTAAGGGAAATAGTTGCCACCAGTGTTGTATTTCTAAACTATATAAATCTAAGCGTTGATCGGTGATCTTGGCGTCTTTAGCTACTGCCATACCACCACCATAATAACAGCCATTCCCTACGGCGATTTGTACCGTTTTGACCGAGATAGATTCCTTTCCTATTTTAATTTCAGCGCGAAAAGGACGACTTTGACTAATTACTTTGAGTGCCGTCATCGCATAAGCTAAACTACCCCAACGGCTTTTAGCTTTGTGACAAAGACTCTCAGTAATCTTGACGCTTAAACCTAAACTAGCCACATTAAAAAAATATTTGCCATTAACCCAACCCAAGTCTACGTACTCTATTATCCCATCGGTGATCACTCTACAAGCTGACTCAATCTCGGTGGGAATACCTAAAGTACGAGCTAAATCGTTAGCGGTTCCCAGGGGTAAGATACCCAGGGGAAGATTATGGGGTATGATACTATCTACCGCTTGATTGAGAGTCCCATCTCCTCCACCGATAATCACTAAATCTACTTTGTCAGCTTGTTTTTCGATAACTCCAGGAAGTTCTTCTGCACTGGGATAGGGTACCAGCACTAACTCAAAGTCAAGCTGATTTAAAGTGGCTACAGCCTTGTTAAAATGCCTATCACCGCTGCGGGAATAACGATTGATTAGTAATAGGGCTTTTTTAGGCATAATCTATTCTAAAAACAGTTTACAAGTTACTTTTTCTAAGATTTTTAAGCTTTTGAGAGAACTATGGATGAGTCTTAAAGCAGCTAGGGGTTGCTGAGACATGGCGATCGCTAGAGCGATTTTATCTAGGTTTCCTTGGCTATCTAGAGCTAAATTAAGATCCGGTAGGCTCTGGTCATAATTATCACTGATTACTCTAACAATTGCCACTTGGGGAAATTTTTGCAACACCACAAAGCTTTCCATATCCACAATATCCGCACCGGTAGAAGCTCTTTTTTCCTGCTTAGCTTGGACACTGTGAATTAAGCGATCGCAGGTT
Proteins encoded in this region:
- a CDS encoding DUF4079 domain-containing protein; this translates as MNASDIISLVHPALAVGFVFPIIGIVTYFAWQTRQRRLQTKQGHKSKIPPVVGPEHLQMGRWLSGSVVVLSLIGLAHPIFGNIISKQLWQDNLFQVVFIVLIFIFTLVSLIFLYRGREAKWRALFATLTGMGIVILGSQEGVFRRTNEWYISHYYYGITVALLMVFSLAIVEDIYKDRSLRWRYVHIILNCVALLLFVGQGITGARDLLEIPLSWQKPTVYKCDFKNKTCPQAFLPQKLEWVSFKL
- a CDS encoding M23 family metallopeptidase; its protein translation is MIFKYLLSSLGISLTLVAQGIPGSGCPSSVLSRFQTHLIAPGETLESIAEQYDLIPGTLIKNNPVLAEGSLAVGTEIVIPPINGILVEVPPKANWRDLEASYGVKADLLFEVNGCEALREVVFIPGIVWETPDFSRLSNYTGFEGYPLPEKAEIGLGYGWQDDYTQAQNLFHSGIDLLAEVGTPVLAVESGIVVYAEPDDQYGNLIVINHEDALQTRYAHLTSFLVSSGQVVEKGTAIGTVGVSGKPDLDVSHLHFEVRYHTTMGWLAQDPAIHLIK
- a CDS encoding homoserine dehydrogenase; the encoded protein is MVYRIGILGMGTVGTGTVEILLNPQGRHPLLTEISIKSVGVRSLTKARKVLLPPGTITTNLEAIVTDPDIDIVVELLGGLEPSRSLILQAIASGKHVVTANKAVIARYGDEIYTAANQGNVYVLIEGSVGGGIPVIEPLKRSLVANRIESVIGIINGTTNYILTQMSSAGAQFASVLSQAQALGYAEADPSADVDGFDAADKIAILSSLAFNLRVKRAEIFTEGISSIDTVDINYALKLGFVIKLLAIAQLINPDKPNQLQVRVHPTLVPKDHPLASINGVYNAILIQGDPIGQVMFYGPGAGSGPTASAVVADIMNIVGVLKSNGKTEILDPLLSCSHQDYCDLMSIEELNTRFYVRFLTQDLPGVIGEIGTCFGRHHVSLESIVQIGFQDNLAEIVVITHNVKEGNFRQALKEIEAKPQIKNIPTVLRVL
- a CDS encoding lipid kinase; amino-acid sequence: MPKKALLLINRYSRSGDRHFNKAVATLNQLDFELVLVPYPSAEELPGVIEKQADKVDLVIIGGGDGTLNQAVDSIIPHNLPLGILPLGTANDLARTLGIPTEIESACRVITDGIIEYVDLGWVNGKYFFNVASLGLSVKITESLCHKAKSRWGSLAYAMTALKVISQSRPFRAEIKIGKESISVKTVQIAVGNGCYYGGGMAVAKDAKITDQRLDLYSLEIQHWWQLFPLVWTLPQGEHGALPWVRSLQGVDGQEITIHTSKPYKINTDGELTVATPATFKVIPQALGVFVPRERMSS